In a single window of the Procambarus clarkii isolate CNS0578487 chromosome 51, FALCON_Pclarkii_2.0, whole genome shotgun sequence genome:
- the LOC123774519 gene encoding uncharacterized protein: MLVPRFSSIFTTAIILRAMLMGSVCPHSPALPHVLPCFRHQAFQWETSHCEHTSGRRPTASIPVGDVPVRAYQWETSQCEHTSGRRPSASIPVGDVPVRAYQWETSQCEHTSGRRPSASIPVGDVPVRAYQWETSQCEHTSGRRPSASIPVGDVPVRAYQWETSQCEHTSGRRPSASIPVGDVPVRAYQWETSQCEHTSGRRPSASIPVGDVPVRAYQWETSQCEHTSGRRPSASIPVGDVPVRAFQWETSQCEHTSGRRPSVSIPVGDVPASPAPFHATGRPPPSTPLVARPLPRHWSPAPFHATGRPPPSTPLVARPLPRHWSPAPFHATGRPPPSTPLVACPLPRHWSPAPFHATGRPPPSTPLVARPLPRHWSPAPFHATGRPPPSTPPVARPLPRHWSLAPFHATGRLPPSTPLVAAPFHATGRPPPSTPLVARPLPRHWSPAPFHATGRPPPSTPLVARPLPRHWSPAPFHATGRPPPSTPLVARPLPRHWSPAPFHATGRPPPSTPLVACPLPRHWSPSCPLPRHWSPAPFHATGRSPPSTPLVACPLPRHWSPAPFHATGRLPPSTPLVACPLPRHWSPAPFHATGRLPPSTPLVACPLPRHWSPAPFHATGRLPPSTPLVARPLPRHWSLAPFHATGRLPPSTPLVACPLPRHWSPAPFHATGRLPPSTPLVACPLPRHWSPAPFHATGRLAAPFHATGRLPPSITPTPLTFHQRGSSL, from the exons atgttagtgccgcGTTTCAGCTCAATTTTTACAACTGCCATTATTCTTAGAGCCATGCTAATGGGCTCCGTCTGTCCTCATTCACCAGCGTTACCTCATGTACTCCCGTGCTTCAGGCACCAAGCATTCCAGTGGGAGACGTCCCACTGCGAGCATACCAGTGGGAGACGTCCCACTGCGAGCATACCAGTGGGAGACGTCCCAGTGCGAGCATACCAGTGGGAGACGTCCCAGTGCGAGCATACCAGTGGGAGACGTCCCAGTGCGAGCATACCAGTGGGAGACGTCCCAGTGCGAGCATACCAGTGGGAGACGTCCCAGTGCGAGCATACCAGTGGGAGACGTCCCAGTGCGAGCATACCAGTGGGAGACGTCCCAGTGCGAGCATACCAGTGGGAGACGTCCCAGTGCGAGCATACCAGTGGGAGACGTCCCAGTGCGAGCATACCAGTGGGAGACGTCCCAGTGCGAGCATACCAGTGGGAGACGTCCCAGTGCGAGCATACCAGTGGGAGACGTCCCAGTGCGAGCATACCAGTGGGAGACGTCCCAGTGCGAGCATACCAGTGGGAGACGTCCCAGTGCGAGCATACCAGTGGGAGACGTCCCAGTGCGAGCATACCAGTGGGAGACGTCCCAGTGCGAGCATACCAGTGGGAGACGTCCCAGTGCGAGCATACCAGTGGGAGACGTCCCAGTGCGAGCATACCAGTGGGAGACGTCCCAGTGCGAGCATTCCAGTGGGAGACGTCCCAGTGCGAGCATACCAGTGGGAGACGTCCCAGCGTGAGCATACCAGTGGGAGACGTCCCAGC GTCGCCCGCCCCCTTCCACGCCACTGGTCGCCCGCCCCCTTCCACGCCACTGGTCGCCCGCCCCCTTCCACGCCACTGGTCGCCCGCCCCCTTCCACGCCACTGGTCGCCCGCCCCCTTCCACGCCACTGGTCGCCCGCCCCCTTCCACGCCACTGGTCGCCCGCCCCCTTCCACGCCACTGGTCGCCCGCCCCCTTCCACGCCACTGGTCGCCTGCCCCCTTCCACGCCACTGGTCGCCCGCCCCCTTCCACGCCACTGGTCGCCCGCCCCCTTCCACGCCACTGGTCGCCCGCCCCCTTCCACGCCACTGGTCGCCCGCCCCCTTCCACGCCACTGGTCGCCCGCCCCCTTCCACGCCACCGGTCGCCCGCCCCCTTCCACGCCACTGGTCGCTCGCCCCCTTCCACGCCACTGGTCGCCTGCCCCCTTCCACGCCACTGGTCGCCGCCCCCTTCCACGCCACTGGTCGCCCGCCCCCTTCCACGCCACTGGTCGCCCGCCCCCTTCCACGCCACTGGTCGCCCGCCCCCTTCCACGCCACTGGTCGCCCGCCCCCTTCCACGCCACTGGTCGCCCGCCCCCTTCCACGCCACTGGTCGCCCGCCCCCTTCCACGCCACTGGTCGCCCGCCCCCTTCCACGCCACTGGTCGCCCGCCCCCTTCCACGCCACTGGTCGCCCGCCCCCTTCCACGCCACTGGTCGCCCGCCCCCTTCCACGCCACTGGTCGCCTGCCCCCTTCCACGCCACTGGTCGCCTAGCTGCCCCCTTCCACGCCACTGGTCGCCCGCCCCCTTCCACGCCACTGGTCGCTCGCCCCCTTCCACGCCACTGGTCGCCTGCCCCCTTCCACGCCACTGGTCGCCTGCCCCCTTCCACGCCACTGGTCGCCTGCCCCCTTCCACGCCACTGGTCGCCTGCCCCCTTCCACGCCACTGGTCGCCTGCCCCCTTCCACGCCACTGGTCGCCTGCCCCCTTCCACGCCACTGGTCGCCTGCCCCCTTCCACGCCACTGGTCGCCTGCCCCCTTCCACGCCACTGGTCGCCTGCCCCCTTCCACGCCACTGGTCGCCCGCCCCCTTCCACGCCACTGGTCGCTCGCCCCCTTCCACGCCACTGGTCGCCTGCCCCCTTCCACGCCACTGGTCGCCTGCCCCCTTCCACGCCACTGGTCGCCTGCCCCCTTCCACGCCACTGGTCGCCTGCCCCCTTCCACGCCACTGGTCGCCTGCCCCCTTCCACGCCACTGGTCGCCTGCCCCCTTCCACGCCACTGGTCGCCTAGCTGCCCCCTTCCACGCCACTGGTCGCCTGCCCCCTTCTATTACACCTACTCCCCTTACCTTTCACCAACGAGGCTCCTCACTCTGA